In the genome of Candidatus Kinetoplastibacterium desouzaii TCC079E, the window AGCACTAGACTTAATTAAAGAACTGGATTTATTAGGCATAGAGGTTGAGTATGAAATATTAGATATATCTAACAATCTAAAACTTATACAGAAAGAAACTCTAAAAGAATTTTCTGAAAGAGTAAAATGGCTAGATTCTCTACCTGAAAACTTTAATGGTTGTATAATAGCAAATGAAGTAATTGACGCCATACCAGTTAAAATTTTTGAGTGTTCCTACAATAATATAATATTAGAAAAACATATAGGACTCGATAAAGAAGAAAATTTTATATGGGTAGATAAAATAGCAGATGATCACCTGACAAAAATTCTGTTACCAAGAATTAATCCTACACCTGGTTATATATCAGAAATAAACATAAAAGGAGAAGCTTGGTTAAGAACCATCTTAAGAAACACTACAAAAGGAATAGTGTTCATAATAGATTACGGATTTCCTCAAAAAGAATATTATCACCCTCAAAGAGATAAAGGTACATTAATGTGTCATTTACACCATTTCACATACTCTGATCCATTTTTTGCGCCTGGAATACAAGACATAACTGCACATGTAGATTTTACAGCATTAGCTAACATAGCAATAGAAACAGGTTGTAAAATACTAGGATATACCTCTTTAGCCAGATTTTTATTAAATTGTGGAATATTTAATGTTCTAGAAACAGTAGATATATCAACCCCAACAAAAAGAATTAATACTATTGGTCCTGTTCAAAAACTACTATCTGAAAATGAAATGGGTGAACTATTTAAGGTAATTTGTTTCGGTATAAACTTTGATCAACAAGATAAACTAATGGGATTTATAACTAAAGACAGATCAGAAAAATTACTTATTTAGTTTATTAACAAATACTGACAGTCTAGTATTTCTAACAAGGTTTTTTATATCATCTATTTCCTTATTAGATTTTATAATTTTATGCATGTCAATATTAAGAACATTTTGTAGCCTTAACCAAATCTCATTAGTATTCTTAACACCCAAAAAATTAGCAGCTTCTAACAAATCATGAAAACGCTTAGGTCGACGAAAAGCATCACACTTTTCTAACAAAATATAATTATCTATTAAAGAATTCACACTTATACAGTCCATAATATTAGAAAGCAAATTTGCATAATTCCGACATTCAGATTCTACACGCAAATTAACACTTAACATATCTCTACTGCAAGTATCTATACATAATAATGCATACCTAACATATAGGTTAAATTTATTAGGAAGATTTGTCAAAAAACTTATAACCCTATCAGACAAAACTAATTCTGGCATAAGAATAGATAAAGCTCCTGTTTTTTCTAAGAAATCAAACATATTGATTGGTCTATTTGTCATAAGTCCTAAAGATATTTCTTTCCATACTCTTTCTTTGCTTAAATGTCTCAGTTCATCAGTATGAGCAATTGCATAACATATATTAAAAGTTTCTTTAGCAATAGTAAATCTACTAAATTTAGCAGAAAAACGTGCTAATCTAATTAATCTTAAAGGATCTTCTCTAAATGAATCACTAATATGACGCAAAACACCCATCTTAAGATCCTTCAAACCATTAAAAGGATCTATAATTTTTCCATCATTACTACATGCAATAGCATTTATAGTTAAATCTCGTCGAGATAAATCTTCTAATAACGTAACATCCTTCTCGGAATAGCATTCAAAACCTTTATGGCCCACATCTATTTTACGTTCCCTTCTAGCTAAAGCAAACTCTTCTTTAGAAACAGGATGTAAAAACACTGGAAAATCTTTACCAACTTTTTTAAATCCTCTTGCTTGCATTTCTAAAGAATCAGAACCAACAACCACCCAATCTATATCACCTGCAGCAATAGATAATAATTTATCTCTTACTGCCCCTCCAACCATATAAAATTCTAGACCTTTTGTATATTTATCTTCTGTTATCATAAATATTTACTTAAAATTAAATATTTTGTTAAAAAATTATATATTAAAATATATAAACTATAATACATAGATTGTATATTATGGAATAGATAATGGCAGAATTACAATATAACAATGAAATCACTAGAAATATTCGTTCAGAACTACTAACAAAAAGAACAAAAATACCTATGAGTAGAGTATATGAAGACAGCGCACATATACAAAAAAAACTATTAAATTACCTAGAAAAAATAACAAATAATTTCAAACACCCAACCAATAATAAAATAAATATTGCTGGCTTCTGGCCCATAGACAAAGAACCTAATCTGATAGATTTATTAAATAAACTATCTACAAAAGAAAATATAATAGTTTGCTTACCATCCATATATAAAAAGAACCACCCACTTCATTTTAAACAATGGACCCCTAATCATAATATGATAAAAGGAATATATAATATCTTAGAACCAAATTCGCAAGATAATTTGCTACCTAATATATTATTAGTACCTACCCTCGGGTTTACAATATACGGAGATAGAATTGGATATGGAAAAGGATATTACGATAGGACACTATCCAATTTTATAGAAATAAAACATAAATTTTTAACTATAGGAATATCTTGGACTTGTGGTCTAATAACAAATAATCAATATAAAGCTGCTTCACACGATATAAAATTAGACGGAATATTAACTGAAGATAAGTGGATAAAAGAACCCTTAAAAGAAATAAATAAGATTATTTTATAAATAAATTAATCAAATAAATTCTAGTCAATTAACTCTACTTAGAGTCACATGTTAATACTAAAACTTATAACATAATGAATAATAAATTGATTATTAACGTCGAGGATATCCTTCTTTTTTAATTCTTTCCCATATAGCAATTTTTGTTTCTTCATCAAAACAAACCCAATGAGATACTTCATAGGAAGTACGACCACAACCTCGACAAATATCATCGAACAAAGTAGAACAAACAGCAATACACGGTGAATCTGATAGTTGGGTAATGTTACTAGATGAAATTGTATAGAAATTATTCTTTTTGTACATATAATCTCTATTGTTCTAAATATTCTTAAATAAAAGAGTTTTATCAAGCCTTTCCCAGGTAAATTCTGGCTCGGAACGACCAAAGTGACCATAAGATGCTGTTTTATAATATATTGGTCTCTGTAAATCCAACATATTTATAATACTTTTTGGACGCAAATCAAAATTCTCATATATAAAATTAGACAATTTACTATCTGGAGCAATAACCGTATTACCTGTATATACAGTTATATTTATCGGCTTAGCAACCCCAATTGCATAACTAATTTGCACTTGACACTTACGAGCAATACCTGCAGCAACTATATTCTTAGCCAAATATCTAGCCATATAAGAGGCTGACCTATCAACTTTAGATGGATCCTTGCCAGAAAATGCTCCACCACCGTGAGGACATGATCCACCATAGGTATCCACAATAATCTTTCTACCAGTGATACCACAATCACCTTGCGGACCACCGATAACAAATCTACCAGTAGGGTTAATTAAAAATTTTGTTCTAGTGCTAATTAAATTACTAGGGAATACAGGCTTAATAATTTCTTCTACTACAGCCTCTCTTAACATAGCTATTTTAATATCAGGAGCATGCTGTGTAGAAAAAACAATAGTATCAACTTCATTTGGTTGTCCATTAACATAACGGAATGTCACTTGTGACTTAGCATCAGGTCTTAGCCAAGGTAAACGACCATCTCGTCTTAACTCTCCCTGCCTTTGAACCAATCTATGTGCATACCATATAGGAGCAGGCATAAAATCCAAGGTGTCATCACAAGCATAACCAAACATCAATCCTTGATCACCAGCACCTTGATTTAACTCATCTTTTCCAGACGCAGCTAAACCAATAGCAATATCTGGAGATTGCTTATTATAAGACAATAAAACAGCACAATTTCTATAATCCATGCCGTATTCTGCATTATCGTAACCTATGTTTTTAATAGTATTACGTGCAATATTTATATAATCAATATTAGCATTTGTAGAAATCTCACCTGCCAAAACCAACATATTATTACTACATAAAGTTTCTGCTGCAACACGAGCACCAGAATCCTTTAATAAAATAGCATCCAATATAGCATCTGAAACTTGATCAGCAACCTTATCAGGATGACCTTCAGACACAGATTCAGAAGTAAACAAAAAATCATTATTACTCACAAAGAATTCCTTCAAACCTTCTATTTTTTTATTAAAATGAACTTAAATAACAGGATAGAACTAACTATATCAATAACAGTATATTATACTAATCATAGATATAATTTTAATCTAATCGCATTATTTTAATCAATTATTGTTATTTTTAATCATCAACAAAAGAGATTTTTTTAAAAAGAACTATGTTAATCATATTATGTAAGATACTAGCAATATTACCATTAAATATTTTACAAAACATAGGAAGGATTATAGGAAAAACTGTTTATTTATGCTCAAAGAAATATCGCGATAATATACAATCAAACATGATTAAAGCAGGGTTTAATAATCAAGAGCTATTTAGAAAAACAGCAGAAGAATCTGGAGCGATGATTCTAGAAACACCCAAAATATGGTTCAAAAATAAATATTGCCTATCGAAAACATATACATCCCAGATTAACGTAATAAAACAAGCTTTATCTGAGCAAAAAGGAACAATATTTATAACTCCACATATAGGTTGTTTTGAAATAATTGCTAGACACCTAGCCTGTTATTACCCTATAACGATAATGTTCAAACCTCCTAAAAAGAAGTATCTGGAATCATTAATTACAAATAATCGCAATATTTATAATATAAAAGCTGTGCCTGCAAATATATCTGGAGTGAGGCAATTAAATAAAGCATTACGTAGAAAAGAATTCATTGGAATATTACCAGATCAAGTTCCTAATCAAGGAAAAGGAACAATAGTAAAATTCTTTGGACATGAAGCTCATGCAATGACTCTGCCTGCTAAACTAGCATTACAAAATGACTCAATTTTAATATTAGCTTTTGCAGAAAGGCTAAGTAAAGGTAGAGGATGGCAAATATACTATGAAAGAATAATAAAACCCGACACAAATGATGTTGACATACTAACTAATCATATTAACACTATAATAGAAAAAACTATATGTAAAATACCCACGCAATATCTTTGGAGCTATGACAGATATAAGAAACCTTCAGGATCTATAAATAATTAAAATACACCTATTTAATAATTACTATTTTTTTAAAAAATTATTCCCTGAATAAAATACTATCATATCTTACAAAGAAAATATTTTCTATCCTAATAAATCAATATAAAATGCTATACTAACTATTAGTATAATAGAACTATAGATATAGGTACCTATTACTTTCACTACTTAAATCTATATAAGACTTACAAGCTTAAAATAATATTCTAATTGGAAAAATTATGTCTTTAAATTTTACTAAAATGCATGGTGTAGGTAACGATTTTATAGTAATAAATTGCATAAACCAGAATTTTATTCTCACTGCTGAAATAGCTAAAGCCTTAGCAAATCGTAATTTTGGAATAGGTGCAGATCAAATATTATTAGTAGAGAATTCTATAAATCCTGAGGCAGATTTTAGATATAGAATTTTTAATTCTACGGGAGAAGAAGTAGAGAATTGTGGAAATGGTGCACGTTGTTTTGTTAAATTTGTTCATAAATATAATTTATCTAACAAAAATCCTATAAAAGCAGAAATTACATCTGGTATTATTACTCTTAACGAAAATAACGACGGATCAGTAACAGTAGATATGGGTAAACCTTCTTTTGATCCAGAAAGCCTACCATTTAACACAGAATCATTAGAATTTAGAAAACAATCATTAGAAACGTTATGGCAATTAAAAACAGAAAAAAACAAAACGTTATTACTGTCAGTTTTATCTATATCAAATCCACATGCAATAATTGTAATTGATGATATTAATACAAATGAAGTATCTCTTATAGGGCCAGAGATAGAATCTCATCCTAGATTTATAAAAAAAGTTAATGTTAGTTTTATGCAAATCAAAGATCAACATAGCATTCTTCTTCGTGTTTATGAAAGAGGTGCTGGAGAAACATTAGCTTGTGGAACAGGCGCCTGTGCATCAGTTGTTTCTGGAATAAGAAGAGGGTTATTACAATCTCCTGTTCTAGTGCATACAAAAGGAGGTGTTCTATCAATAGATTGGGATGGTAAATCTATTAAAATGACCGGCCCAGCCAGTTTTGTATTTGACGGACAAATATCCATAAACAATCTTATGCAAACAATAAACAAGAATACTAGCTTATTAAAAATATAATTAATTATATTTTTAATAACAATCACAAATACTTAAATAACAATGACCTATGAACATAATACAACAAAACAACTAATAGAAAAATGGTTACTATATATAAGTGCCAATTTAAGATATTCTAAACATACTGTTAATAATTATAAGAGAGATCTTATACAACTTCATAATTTCCTAGAATTAGAAAATGTTAATTTACAAGATCTTACAACTGATATTGTTAGAAATTTTATTGTAAAAAAACATGCATCAGGACTAGGACCTCGTGGATTGGCCAGAATGATATCATCGTGGCGTAGTTTTTATAAATGGCTTAAATTAGAACTAGGTATTCATTTAAACCCATTAGATGATATTAAAGCACCAAAACCACCCAAGAATCTTCCAAAATCTATTTCAGTAGATCAAATGAAAGCATTGCTCGACGAAAACATAAAAAAAATATCTAGCAATGACACCGACCCTATTATTGTAAGAGATCAGGCTATATTTGAATTATTTTATTCTAGTGGATTACGACTGGCAGAATTAATATCTATAGACATGATATTTATCAAAAACAAATCTTATGAATCTAAGAGTTGGTTAAATATAGAAACATCAGAAATAATAATACATGGGAAAGGAAACAAACAAAGAATTCTACCCGTAAGTAATATAGCTATGTTTGCTTTAAATCAATGGATAAAAACAAGACAAAAATTTATCTCAAATAAAACTACTGAACAAGATAAATATGCATTATTCATAGGCATAAAAGGTAAAAGAATATCCCCAAGAGTAATACAAACTCAACTAAGAAAAACTTCTTTACATCTCAATTTACCAGAAAATATATCACCTCACACTATAAGACATAGTTTTGCTAGTCATCTATTACAATCGTCACAAGATTTAAGAGCAGTTCAAGAATTACTCGGCCACAAAACAATATCAACAACGCAAATATATACAAAACTAGATTTTCAACATTTATCACTTATATATGATAAAACTCATCCAAGAGCTTATAGAAAAAATAAATCATAAAAACATAAAATGATAATAATGTTGACGCTTTATTTTGTATGAAATATCCTTATAAACTTGCTAATAAGATTAATTGATTATTTATCTTATTATATTTATAGCACTAAAAATTATTTATTAAATAAGACTTTTTTGATGCTTATATAAAGAGAAACTATTTATGGAATCAGTGAAAGAATTAAAAAACATGATACCTGTAACTATTATTACAG includes:
- a CDS encoding class I SAM-dependent methyltransferase, with the protein product MRNRFHLLELLNEESNHHIALTKRHLCQEIKKYGGSITFEHWMDQALYAPSIGYYSSNKNKLFNIKDSLSAKGDFVTAPELTPVFAKTFAKQLAQVLNILHSKKILEFGAGTGRLALDLIKELDLLGIEVEYEILDISNNLKLIQKETLKEFSERVKWLDSLPENFNGCIIANEVIDAIPVKIFECSYNNIILEKHIGLDKEENFIWVDKIADDHLTKILLPRINPTPGYISEINIKGEAWLRTILRNTTKGIVFIIDYGFPQKEYYHPQRDKGTLMCHLHHFTYSDPFFAPGIQDITAHVDFTALANIAIETGCKILGYTSLARFLLNCGIFNVLETVDISTPTKRINTIGPVQKLLSENEMGELFKVICFGINFDQQDKLMGFITKDRSEKLLI
- a CDS encoding CCA-adding tRNA nucleotidyltransferase — protein: MITEDKYTKGLEFYMVGGAVRDKLLSIAAGDIDWVVVGSDSLEMQARGFKKVGKDFPVFLHPVSKEEFALARRERKIDVGHKGFECYSEKDVTLLEDLSRRDLTINAIACSNDGKIIDPFNGLKDLKMGVLRHISDSFREDPLRLIRLARFSAKFSRFTIAKETFNICYAIAHTDELRHLSKERVWKEISLGLMTNRPINMFDFLEKTGALSILMPELVLSDRVISFLTNLPNKFNLYVRYALLCIDTCSRDMLSVNLRVESECRNYANLLSNIMDCISVNSLIDNYILLEKCDAFRRPKRFHDLLEAANFLGVKNTNEIWLRLQNVLNIDMHKIIKSNKEIDDIKNLVRNTRLSVFVNKLNK
- the metK gene encoding methionine adenosyltransferase, giving the protein MSNNDFLFTSESVSEGHPDKVADQVSDAILDAILLKDSGARVAAETLCSNNMLVLAGEISTNANIDYINIARNTIKNIGYDNAEYGMDYRNCAVLLSYNKQSPDIAIGLAASGKDELNQGAGDQGLMFGYACDDTLDFMPAPIWYAHRLVQRQGELRRDGRLPWLRPDAKSQVTFRYVNGQPNEVDTIVFSTQHAPDIKIAMLREAVVEEIIKPVFPSNLISTRTKFLINPTGRFVIGGPQGDCGITGRKIIVDTYGGSCPHGGGAFSGKDPSKVDRSASYMARYLAKNIVAAGIARKCQVQISYAIGVAKPINITVYTGNTVIAPDSKLSNFIYENFDLRPKSIINMLDLQRPIYYKTASYGHFGRSEPEFTWERLDKTLLFKNI
- a CDS encoding tyrosine recombinase XerC: MTYEHNTTKQLIEKWLLYISANLRYSKHTVNNYKRDLIQLHNFLELENVNLQDLTTDIVRNFIVKKHASGLGPRGLARMISSWRSFYKWLKLELGIHLNPLDDIKAPKPPKNLPKSISVDQMKALLDENIKKISSNDTDPIIVRDQAIFELFYSSGLRLAELISIDMIFIKNKSYESKSWLNIETSEIIIHGKGNKQRILPVSNIAMFALNQWIKTRQKFISNKTTEQDKYALFIGIKGKRISPRVIQTQLRKTSLHLNLPENISPHTIRHSFASHLLQSSQDLRAVQELLGHKTISTTQIYTKLDFQHLSLIYDKTHPRAYRKNKS
- the dapF gene encoding diaminopimelate epimerase translates to MSLNFTKMHGVGNDFIVINCINQNFILTAEIAKALANRNFGIGADQILLVENSINPEADFRYRIFNSTGEEVENCGNGARCFVKFVHKYNLSNKNPIKAEITSGIITLNENNDGSVTVDMGKPSFDPESLPFNTESLEFRKQSLETLWQLKTEKNKTLLLSVLSISNPHAIIVIDDINTNEVSLIGPEIESHPRFIKKVNVSFMQIKDQHSILLRVYERGAGETLACGTGACASVVSGIRRGLLQSPVLVHTKGGVLSIDWDGKSIKMTGPASFVFDGQISINNLMQTINKNTSLLKI
- a CDS encoding DUF1289 domain-containing protein; the encoded protein is MYKKNNFYTISSSNITQLSDSPCIAVCSTLFDDICRGCGRTSYEVSHWVCFDEETKIAIWERIKKEGYPRR
- a CDS encoding lysophospholipid acyltransferase family protein produces the protein MLIILCKILAILPLNILQNIGRIIGKTVYLCSKKYRDNIQSNMIKAGFNNQELFRKTAEESGAMILETPKIWFKNKYCLSKTYTSQINVIKQALSEQKGTIFITPHIGCFEIIARHLACYYPITIMFKPPKKKYLESLITNNRNIYNIKAVPANISGVRQLNKALRRKEFIGILPDQVPNQGKGTIVKFFGHEAHAMTLPAKLALQNDSILILAFAERLSKGRGWQIYYERIIKPDTNDVDILTNHINTIIEKTICKIPTQYLWSYDRYKKPSGSINN
- a CDS encoding 5-formyltetrahydrofolate cyclo-ligase, yielding MAELQYNNEITRNIRSELLTKRTKIPMSRVYEDSAHIQKKLLNYLEKITNNFKHPTNNKINIAGFWPIDKEPNLIDLLNKLSTKENIIVCLPSIYKKNHPLHFKQWTPNHNMIKGIYNILEPNSQDNLLPNILLVPTLGFTIYGDRIGYGKGYYDRTLSNFIEIKHKFLTIGISWTCGLITNNQYKAASHDIKLDGILTEDKWIKEPLKEINKIIL